The Sphaerochaeta globosa str. Buddy region TCAGGTACTCGTCAACAAGACTGCACTATTCTTGCTTGTTCTTTATCTTGGGTTGAAGATATGACAAAAACGTTGTCTCATAGCGAAGCGTATGTTTCGGACAAGCATCCACGCAGTGGCCGCAACCTACGCAGCGAGATGAATGAACCGCCAAGGCTTTGCTTGCTTTTTCTTGGATCGGGATGGAGAGAGGGCAGGCACGGTCGCAGGCACCGCAGCCGATGCAGGAGGTGACATCGGTTCGTATGTGCATTCTCCCAAGTTTTGACAACAAGGACAGAACAGCTCCCAAGGGGCAAAGGTGGCAATAGAACCTACCGCTTAAGGCAACCCAGAAGGCCATTGCTAGAATGAGGTTGGCTCCCAGGTACCAGATAAGCTCCAGACCTCGGACGATGGAGATGGTAGATTGCAACACTTCGAAGTAGGGAATGAGCATCCAAAAGAGGGTGAATGATAGCGCAAGCACCAGATAGAACATGCGGATATGGGTGACTATCATCAGGGATTTCTTACCCAAAGGTTTGTGTTTCTTGCCGAAAAGAGGGATAGCCGGGTCGAATATCTCGGCTGCAAACCCGTTGAAGAGGCACAGTGAAGAGCATTGCAATCTTCGGCCGAACAGCACTGTCCCGATTGCAATGAACCCGCT contains the following coding sequences:
- a CDS encoding 4Fe-4S binding protein, encoding MKREVTTLRILLFFYILFCLILAGLNQGSNEVIAKAVAPYWHAYENEGKTLLILVCGLLTYRITKAKGHHEMRYKNLRRFFLAALVLHIVLPIATNNPEIYFFAMPLPWTTLGLQASYEGSAFYQSHLQTLGLGGIRFVLRFFWVYSGFIAIGTVLFGRRLQCSSLCLFNGFAAEIFDPAIPLFGKKHKPLGKKSLMIVTHIRMFYLVLALSFTLFWMLIPYFEVLQSTISIVRGLELIWYLGANLILAMAFWVALSGRFYCHLCPLGAVLSLLSKLGRMHIRTDVTSCIGCGACDRACPLSIPIQEKASKALAVHSSRCVGCGHCVDACPKHTLRYETTFLSYLQPKIKNKQE